A single genomic interval of Labeo rohita strain BAU-BD-2019 chromosome 13, IGBB_LRoh.1.0, whole genome shotgun sequence harbors:
- the LOC127175239 gene encoding gastrula zinc finger protein XlCGF8.2DB — MVLIKEESEDMRIEEAFRVKQEETKEQTDLMALREESEELNEMEEKDQKHDCMIGKKSTQTKQTSSRKRGQKIESNSYFTCGQCGKRLTNKQNLDVHMRIHNGEKPFTCQQCGRSFTQKQNLKVHLRVHTGEKPYTCTQCGQGFTHKGNLNAHMRIHKGENPYSCKLCGKSFSRKESLNVHMRSHTGEKPFICGQCGKGLRCKETLDCHMRIHSGENCLKCHQCGKSFSHRRSLNTHIIIHTGKKPFTCPQCGKCFTLKGNLKTHMRLHTGEKPFTCLQCKISFTYQRDLKRHLKTHSESKLRV, encoded by the coding sequence ACCTGATGGCACTGAGAGAGGAGAGTGAAGAACTGAATGAAATGGAAGAGAAAGACCAGAAACATGATTGCATGATTGGTAAAAAATCCACACAGACTAAGCAGACTTCCTCGCGAAAAAGAGGTCAGAAGATCGAATCTAACAGTTATTTCACCTGCGGTCAGTGTGGAAAGAGGTTGACTAATAAACAAAACCTTGACGTCCACATGAGAATACACAATGGAGAGAAGCCTTTTACCTGCCAGCAGTGTGGAAGAAGTTTCactcaaaaacaaaaccttaaaGTCCACTtaagagttcacactggagagaagccttacacATGCACTCAGTGTGGACAGGGTTTTACACATAAAGGAAACCTTAATgcccacatgagaattcacaaaGGAGAGAACCCCTACAGCTGCAAACTGTGTGGGAAGAGCTTCTCCCGAAAAGAAAGTCTCAATGTCCACATGAGAagtcacactggagagaagccctTCATATGTGGTCAGTGTGGAAAGGGTTTGAGATGTAAAGAAACTCTTGACTGTCACATGAGGATTCACTCAGGAGAGAACTGTCTCAAATGCCATCAATGCGGAAAGAGTTTCAGTCATAGAAGAAGCCTCAACACTCACATTATAATTCACACTGGAAAGAAGCCGTTCAcctgccctcagtgtggaaaatgTTTCACACTTAAAGGAAACCTTAAGACTCACATGAGGCTTCACACCGGGGAGAAGCCTTTCACGTGTCTTCAGTGCAAGATAAGTTTCACATATCAAAGAGACCTGAAACGTCATTTGAAAACTCACTCTGAAAGTAAATTGCGTGTGTGa